In Sphingobacteriales bacterium, the genomic stretch TGTTTCCTGAAAAGTGGGTAAAATATTTATCTGTGCATTTTGAATTAAAAGGTAAATATTTTCGGTATCAGGATTGAGCAATTGAATATGTTTGTATGCTTTTACCGATTTAATCAGTTTTCTGGATGGGTTTGACCCGGCAATAATGAATGGAAGTTCTAATTGGCTGAATACCTGATTCACAAGAAATAATGCGGCTTCATTGTTTTCACCAACACCAAGATTCCCATGGTAAAGTATGTAATCACCTCTTCCTTCCTTGCTGATAAGTTCATTGTTGGGATGGAAAACAGGCAGATAAAAGCTGTTTTTTAATTTTATATTTAACAGAATATGGTCGGAAGGGGAAATGGCGGCTATTTTGGTTGCTCCGTTTAACTGCTGTAAATATTTTTTTAAACGGTTGGATTCAAATTTAAAGTAAAACCTTTTCGCCCAGTTTTGTTCCACTTTTGCCAGATGAAGGTAATAAATATGCTCAATATTGTGCATTCGGAGTATCTTGGTACGGTGCTTTAATTCCGGCCGGTTCAGGTAATAGCTGCAATGTATCCCTTCAATGAGAATGGGATAATCGTTACTGACAAGGTTCTGGAGCAGGTTTTTGTTTTTCCGTGTTTCAACGATATAGGGTTTTTTTGAAGTTAAGGGATTAAAAAAGGTTTTCCTTGGGTAATAAAAAACTTCTT encodes the following:
- a CDS encoding glycosyltransferase: MSSDLHLNIVSFDIPYPPSYGGVIDVFYKIKALSEKGVKIHLHAFHYGRNKAEILNNLCEEVFYYPRKTFFNPLTSKKPYIVETRKNKNLLQNLVSNDYPILIEGIHCSYYLNRPELKHRTKILRMHNIEHIYYLHLAKVEQNWAKRFYFKFESNRLKKYLQQLNGATKIAAISPSDHILLNIKLKNSFYLPVFHPNNELISKEGRGDYILYHGNLGVGENNEAALFLVNQVFSQLELPFIIAGSNPSRKLIKSVKAYKHIQLLNPDTENIYLLIQNAQINILPTFQETGIKLKLLNALFRGRHCIVNSKMVKETGLGHLCHIADSPKEFISTIQELFHRPFAIQDKEFRKNELSQLFDNQKSAEILIHQLT